Proteins from a single region of Streptomyces sp. TN58:
- a CDS encoding GNAT family N-acetyltransferase yields the protein MMIHSLSLPPSDAEVDGWLAVLTAAAAADLPHLPPPSRVEVAGRLRVTPARGRPVLWTAGEGAGVAALLLFTEEGNTHTAFLDVLAVRPEERRRGVGTALWERVREELLAQGRTSVAAMVDLGGPGQAFAEAIGFENVLPMAWYAQEIPAAAPDRAPRTPGYELLTWHGLVPDDWAPAAAAAHAAMEDAPTGDMDERIQTWTAQRLHTLQQLILDRGGDLSTVAAVTPEGEVAAYTEIVLPDPDGTSALQYDTVVLPAHRGHGLGRAVKRHMAAQAAARHPRLRRITTTVADENGPMRAVNEALGYRRERGVGIFQTKL from the coding sequence ATGATGATCCACTCCCTCTCCCTGCCCCCGTCCGACGCAGAGGTGGACGGCTGGCTGGCGGTCCTGACCGCCGCCGCGGCCGCCGACCTGCCCCACCTGCCCCCGCCCTCCCGGGTCGAGGTCGCCGGGCGGCTGCGCGTGACCCCGGCGCGCGGCCGGCCCGTACTGTGGACGGCCGGCGAGGGCGCGGGCGTGGCCGCCCTGCTCCTGTTCACCGAGGAGGGCAACACACACACCGCCTTCCTCGACGTGCTGGCGGTGCGCCCCGAGGAGCGGCGCCGGGGCGTCGGCACCGCCCTGTGGGAGCGGGTCCGCGAGGAACTGCTGGCGCAGGGCCGGACCTCGGTCGCGGCCATGGTGGACCTCGGCGGCCCCGGCCAGGCCTTCGCGGAGGCGATCGGCTTCGAGAACGTCCTGCCGATGGCCTGGTACGCGCAGGAGATACCGGCCGCGGCGCCGGACCGGGCCCCGCGGACACCCGGCTACGAGCTCCTGACCTGGCACGGCCTCGTCCCCGACGACTGGGCGCCCGCCGCGGCCGCCGCCCACGCGGCCATGGAGGACGCACCGACCGGGGACATGGACGAGCGGATCCAGACCTGGACCGCCCAGCGGCTGCACACCCTCCAGCAGCTGATCCTCGACCGGGGCGGGGACCTGAGCACCGTCGCCGCGGTGACCCCCGAGGGCGAGGTGGCCGCCTACACCGAGATCGTCCTGCCGGATCCCGACGGCACCAGCGCCCTCCAGTACGACACCGTGGTCCTGCCCGCCCACCGCGGGCACGGCCTCGGACGGGCCGTGAAACGGCACATGGCCGCGCAGGCCGCCGCCCGCCACCCGCGGCTGCGCCGCATCACCACCACGGTGGCGGACGAGAACGGCCCGATGCGGGCGGTGAACGAGGCGCTCGGCTACCGGCGCGAGCGCGGCGTCGGCATCTTCCAGACCAAGCTGTAG
- the greA gene encoding transcription elongation factor GreA → MTQTSESVTWLTQAAYDQLKAELDYLSGPARTEIAAKIAAAREEGDLRENGGYHAAKEEQGKQELRVRQLTQLLENAKVGTAPASDGVVAPGTLVKIAFDGDEDDTMEFLLASREYASGDFETYSPQSPLGSGVMGKSIGEDAEYELPNGKTASVKILDVKPFTG, encoded by the coding sequence GTGACCCAGACGAGCGAGAGCGTCACCTGGCTGACCCAGGCGGCGTACGACCAGCTGAAGGCGGAGCTGGACTACCTCTCTGGTCCCGCCCGCACGGAGATCGCCGCGAAGATCGCAGCCGCCCGCGAGGAGGGCGACCTGCGCGAGAACGGCGGCTACCACGCGGCCAAGGAGGAGCAGGGCAAGCAGGAGCTCCGGGTCCGCCAGCTCACGCAGCTCCTGGAGAACGCCAAGGTCGGCACGGCGCCCGCGTCCGACGGCGTGGTGGCTCCGGGCACCCTGGTGAAGATCGCCTTCGACGGCGACGAGGACGACACGATGGAGTTCCTGCTGGCGTCGCGCGAGTACGCGTCCGGCGACTTCGAGACGTACTCCCCGCAGTCCCCGCTGGGCTCGGGTGTCATGGGCAAGTCGATCGGCGAGGACGCCGAGTACGAGCTGCCGAACGGCAAGACGGCCTCGGTCAAGATCCTGGACGTCAAGCCCTTCACCGGCTGA
- the msrA gene encoding peptide-methionine (S)-S-oxide reductase MsrA encodes MFSYRRTPELPTREEALPGRAEPLFDLPQQHTVLGNPLAGPYPAHLEVADFGLGCFWGAERKFWQTPGVWTTLVGYQGGFTENPTYEEVCSGLTGHTEAVRVVFDPAQVSYAALLKLFWESHDPTQGFRQGNDVGTQYRSAVYTHSPAQQAAAEASRTAYQQVLGSSGYGQITTAVLPADGRPFWPAEAAHQQYLDKNPGGYCGIGGTGVSCPIGVAAAPGE; translated from the coding sequence ATGTTCTCGTACCGCCGTACGCCCGAGCTCCCCACCCGCGAGGAGGCCCTGCCGGGCCGCGCGGAGCCGCTGTTCGACCTTCCCCAGCAGCACACCGTGCTGGGCAATCCGCTGGCCGGCCCGTATCCGGCGCATCTGGAGGTCGCCGACTTCGGCCTGGGCTGTTTCTGGGGCGCGGAGCGCAAGTTCTGGCAGACGCCCGGGGTGTGGACCACGCTGGTCGGCTACCAGGGTGGCTTCACGGAGAATCCGACGTACGAGGAGGTCTGCTCGGGCCTGACCGGCCACACGGAGGCCGTCCGCGTCGTCTTCGATCCCGCGCAGGTGTCCTACGCGGCCCTGCTGAAGCTGTTCTGGGAGTCCCACGACCCCACCCAGGGCTTCCGCCAGGGCAACGACGTCGGCACGCAGTACCGCTCGGCGGTCTACACCCACTCCCCCGCACAGCAGGCGGCGGCGGAGGCCTCCCGCACGGCCTACCAGCAGGTCCTGGGCTCCTCGGGCTACGGGCAGATCACCACGGCCGTGCTCCCGGCGGACGGGCGCCCCTTCTGGCCGGCGGAAGCGGCCCATCAGCAGTACCTCGACAAGAACCCGGGCGGCTACTGCGGGATCGGCGGCACGGGCGTCTCCTGCCCGATCGGCGTGGCCGCGGCCCCCGGCGAGTGA
- a CDS encoding sigma factor-like helix-turn-helix DNA-binding protein, giving the protein MRAVDQQAGSYGEFEAFVAGAAGRLLHVAVLLTGEPESARRLLAGALARTYANWRRLRGDDPYDFTRHELCAAFARTGWRHHGGTGVLARLSPPERLVLVLRLYEGVAEEVAAAQLGMPVERVRVLCNRAVSLLRAREAA; this is encoded by the coding sequence ATGCGGGCGGTTGATCAACAGGCGGGTTCCTACGGCGAGTTCGAAGCCTTCGTCGCGGGTGCGGCCGGGCGGCTCCTGCATGTCGCGGTACTGCTGACCGGTGAACCCGAGTCCGCGCGCCGACTGCTCGCGGGCGCGCTGGCGCGTACGTACGCGAACTGGCGGCGGCTGCGCGGGGACGACCCGTACGACTTCACCCGACACGAGCTGTGCGCGGCCTTCGCCAGGACCGGCTGGCGCCACCACGGGGGGACGGGGGTGCTGGCGCGGCTCAGCCCGCCGGAGCGGCTGGTGCTGGTCCTGCGGCTCTACGAGGGGGTCGCGGAGGAGGTCGCCGCGGCGCAGCTCGGGATGCCGGTGGAGCGGGTGCGGGTGCTGTGCAACCGGGCCGTGTCGCTGTTGAGGGCCCGGGAGGCGGCGTGA
- a CDS encoding ATP-binding cassette domain-containing protein — protein MPGAIHAEGLVKAFGDVRALDGVDLDVPEGTVLGLLGPNGAGKTTTVRVLTTLLRPDSGKALVAGIDVLKHPNEVRRAIGLSGQFAAVDEYLTGRENLQMVGQLYQMRARAAKARAAELLDRFNLADAADRPAKTYSGGMRRRLDLAAALVVSPPVMFMDEPTTGLDPRNRQQLWGIIQELVAAGTTLLLTTQYLEEADHLADDICVVDHGKVIARGTSDQLKARTGGERVEVVVHERGHIATARDVLAGFGKGETTVEEHTRKLTVPVSGGAKLLAEVIRELDGRGIEIDDIGLRRPTLDDVFISLTGHAADRAAEEENNGDGGTGTATGTEAKGRRKETAK, from the coding sequence ATGCCAGGTGCTATCCACGCCGAAGGTCTGGTCAAGGCCTTCGGCGACGTACGGGCTCTGGACGGCGTCGACCTCGACGTCCCGGAAGGCACCGTCCTGGGCCTGCTCGGTCCGAACGGAGCGGGCAAGACCACGACCGTACGCGTCCTGACCACCCTCCTGCGGCCCGACAGCGGCAAGGCCCTCGTCGCCGGCATCGACGTTCTGAAGCACCCCAACGAGGTCCGGCGCGCCATCGGCCTCTCGGGCCAGTTCGCGGCCGTCGACGAGTACCTGACCGGCCGCGAGAACCTCCAGATGGTCGGCCAGCTCTACCAGATGCGGGCCCGGGCGGCCAAGGCGCGGGCCGCCGAGCTCCTCGACCGCTTCAACCTCGCCGACGCCGCCGACCGCCCCGCCAAGACGTACTCCGGCGGCATGCGCCGGCGCCTCGACCTCGCGGCCGCGCTCGTCGTCAGCCCGCCCGTGATGTTCATGGACGAGCCCACCACCGGACTCGACCCCCGCAACCGCCAGCAGCTCTGGGGCATCATCCAGGAACTGGTCGCCGCGGGCACCACCCTCCTGCTGACCACCCAGTACCTGGAGGAGGCCGACCACCTCGCGGACGACATCTGCGTCGTCGACCACGGCAAGGTCATCGCCCGCGGCACCTCCGACCAGCTCAAGGCCCGTACCGGCGGCGAGCGCGTCGAGGTCGTCGTCCACGAACGCGGCCACATCGCCACCGCCCGGGACGTGCTCGCCGGCTTCGGCAAGGGCGAGACCACGGTCGAGGAACACACCCGCAAGCTGACCGTGCCGGTCTCCGGCGGCGCCAAGCTGCTCGCCGAGGTCATCCGCGAACTGGACGGCCGCGGCATCGAGATCGACGACATCGGCCTGCGCCGCCCCACCCTCGACGACGTGTTCATCTCCCTGACCGGCCACGCGGCGGACCGGGCGGCGGAGGAGGAGAACAACGGCGACGGCGGTACCGGTACCGCGACCGGTACCGAGGCCAAGGGCCGCAGGAAGGAGACGGCGAAGTGA
- a CDS encoding cystathionine gamma-synthase produces MSDDSHEHQSFETRAIHAGNTADPLTGAVVPPIYQVSTYKQDGVGGLRGGYEYSRSANPTRTALEENLAALEGGRRGLAFASGLAAEDCLLRTLLSPGDHVVIPNDAYGGTFRLFAKVVSRWGVEWSVADTSDADSVRAALTPKTKVVWVETPSNPLLGITDIAVVADIARTAGAKLVVDNTFASPYLQQPLALGADVVVHSLTKYMGGHSDVVGGALVTADEALGEELAYHQNAMGAVAGPFDSWVVLRGIKTLAVRMDRHAENAAKIVEVLKRHPKVTKVLYPGLPEHPGHEIAAKQMRNFGGMVSFQVAGGEEEAVAVCGRTRIFTLAESLGGVESLIEHPGRMTHASVAGSALEVPADLIRVSVGIENADDLIADLTQALG; encoded by the coding sequence ATGAGCGACGACAGCCACGAGCACCAGAGCTTCGAGACCCGCGCGATCCACGCGGGCAACACGGCGGACCCGCTGACCGGCGCGGTCGTGCCCCCGATCTACCAGGTCTCCACCTACAAGCAGGACGGCGTCGGCGGCCTGCGCGGCGGTTACGAGTACAGCCGCAGCGCCAACCCGACCCGCACCGCGCTGGAGGAGAACCTCGCGGCGCTGGAAGGCGGCCGACGCGGCCTCGCCTTCGCGTCCGGGCTGGCCGCCGAGGACTGCCTGCTGCGTACGCTGCTCTCCCCGGGCGACCACGTGGTCATCCCGAACGACGCCTACGGCGGCACCTTCCGCCTCTTCGCGAAGGTCGTCTCCCGCTGGGGCGTGGAGTGGTCGGTGGCCGACACCTCCGACGCCGATTCCGTACGGGCCGCCCTCACCCCCAAGACGAAGGTCGTCTGGGTCGAGACCCCCTCCAACCCGCTCCTCGGCATCACCGACATCGCCGTCGTCGCCGACATCGCGCGGACGGCCGGCGCCAAGCTCGTCGTGGACAACACCTTCGCCTCGCCGTACCTCCAGCAGCCCCTGGCGCTGGGCGCGGACGTGGTCGTGCACTCGCTGACCAAGTACATGGGTGGACACTCCGACGTGGTCGGCGGCGCGCTGGTCACCGCCGACGAGGCGCTGGGCGAGGAGCTGGCCTACCACCAGAACGCGATGGGCGCGGTCGCCGGGCCGTTCGACTCGTGGGTCGTGCTGCGCGGCATCAAGACCCTCGCGGTGCGCATGGACCGGCACGCGGAGAACGCGGCGAAGATCGTCGAGGTGCTCAAGCGGCACCCGAAGGTCACCAAGGTCCTCTACCCGGGCCTGCCCGAGCACCCCGGCCACGAGATCGCCGCCAAGCAGATGCGCAACTTCGGCGGCATGGTCTCCTTCCAGGTCGCCGGCGGCGAGGAAGAGGCCGTCGCGGTCTGCGGCCGCACCAGGATCTTCACGCTGGCCGAGTCCCTGGGCGGCGTCGAGTCCCTCATCGAGCACCCGGGCCGTATGACGCACGCGTCGGTGGCCGGCTCGGCGCTGGAGGTCCCCGCGGACCTGATCCGCGTCTCGGTGGGCATCGAGAACGCCGACGACCTGATCGCGGACCTGACGCAGGCGCTGGGCTGA
- the ilvA gene encoding threonine ammonia-lyase: MNYRVPQPVPQVILDDVRGAQKMLSGVSRVTPMEGSRHLSALTGSPVHFKCENLQRTGSFKLRGAYVRIAGLRPEQRAAGVVAASAGNHAQGVALASSLLGVRSTVFMPVGAPLPKVAATQEYGADVRLHGQVVDETFLAAQEYADRTGAVFIHPFDHRDIIAGQGTVGLEILEQCPEVRTILVGIGGGGLAAGVAVAVKALRPDVRVIGVQAAGAAAYPPSLRAGHPVSIDDPNTMADGIKVGRPGDIPFRIIGELLDDVRTVSEDALSSALLLCLERAKLVVEPAGCSTVAALLAEPELYGSGPVVAVLSGGNVDPLLLQRILRHGMAAAGRYLSLRLRVADRPGALAGLLGVLSAVDANVLDVSHVRTDPMLGLTEVEVELHLETKGPEHCAEVARTLHGAGYKVMG; the protein is encoded by the coding sequence ATGAACTACCGCGTGCCCCAGCCCGTCCCGCAGGTCATCCTCGACGACGTACGGGGGGCTCAGAAGATGCTCTCCGGCGTCTCCCGGGTCACACCGATGGAAGGCAGCAGGCACCTCTCCGCACTCACCGGCTCCCCGGTCCACTTCAAGTGCGAGAACCTCCAGCGCACCGGATCCTTCAAACTGCGCGGGGCCTACGTCCGCATCGCGGGCCTGCGCCCCGAACAGCGCGCCGCCGGAGTCGTGGCCGCCAGCGCCGGCAACCACGCCCAGGGCGTGGCACTGGCCTCCTCCCTCCTCGGGGTCCGCTCCACCGTGTTCATGCCGGTCGGTGCGCCCCTGCCGAAGGTCGCCGCGACCCAGGAGTACGGGGCCGACGTACGCCTGCACGGACAGGTCGTCGACGAGACCTTCCTGGCCGCCCAGGAGTACGCGGACCGCACCGGCGCCGTGTTCATCCACCCCTTCGACCACCGCGACATCATCGCCGGCCAGGGCACCGTCGGCCTGGAGATCCTGGAGCAGTGCCCGGAGGTGCGCACCATCCTCGTCGGCATCGGCGGCGGCGGTCTCGCCGCCGGAGTCGCCGTCGCCGTCAAGGCGCTGCGGCCCGACGTACGGGTCATCGGCGTCCAGGCGGCGGGCGCCGCCGCCTACCCGCCCTCCCTCCGGGCCGGCCACCCGGTCTCGATCGACGACCCCAACACCATGGCCGACGGCATCAAGGTCGGGCGGCCAGGCGACATCCCGTTCAGGATCATCGGCGAACTCCTCGACGACGTGCGCACGGTGTCCGAGGACGCCCTCTCCAGCGCCCTGCTGCTCTGCCTCGAACGGGCGAAACTCGTCGTCGAGCCCGCCGGGTGCAGTACGGTGGCGGCCCTGCTGGCCGAGCCCGAGCTGTACGGGTCGGGCCCGGTCGTGGCCGTACTGTCCGGCGGGAACGTCGACCCGCTCCTGCTCCAGCGGATCCTGCGGCACGGCATGGCGGCGGCCGGCCGCTACCTGTCGCTGCGGCTGCGCGTGGCCGACCGGCCCGGGGCGCTGGCCGGCCTCCTGGGGGTGCTGTCGGCGGTGGACGCGAACGTGCTCGACGTCAGCCACGTACGGACAGACCCGATGCTGGGACTCACGGAGGTGGAGGTGGAACTGCACCTGGAGACCAAGGGGCCGGAGCACTGCGCGGAGGTCGCACGGACCCTGCACGGCGCCGGCTACAAGGTGATGGGGTAG
- a CDS encoding MarR family winged helix-turn-helix transcriptional regulator → MPSSPANSDLSVPADGPAGAGLLDALQHQVAVFARRAEQTRLGGVGQARNSMDRAAYLLLNRLDLEGPMGVKALAGGMGIDSSTVTRQVAPLVDGGLVKRTSHPEDGRAVVLALSPRGLARLEEVRSSRRELMARVTEGWSEDERESFTGLLTRFNLSLSELMAAVAEAGPAS, encoded by the coding sequence ATGCCTTCCTCCCCGGCCAATTCCGATCTGTCCGTGCCGGCCGACGGGCCTGCCGGAGCCGGTCTGCTCGACGCGCTCCAGCACCAGGTGGCGGTTTTCGCCCGCCGCGCCGAGCAGACCCGTCTGGGCGGCGTGGGCCAGGCCCGCAACTCGATGGACCGCGCCGCCTATCTGCTGCTCAACCGGCTCGACCTGGAAGGCCCGATGGGCGTGAAGGCGCTCGCCGGGGGCATGGGGATCGACTCCTCCACGGTCACGCGGCAGGTCGCGCCGCTGGTCGACGGCGGTCTGGTCAAGCGGACCTCGCACCCGGAGGACGGGCGGGCCGTGGTCCTCGCGCTGTCCCCGCGGGGGCTGGCGCGGCTGGAGGAGGTGCGTTCCTCGCGGCGCGAGCTCATGGCCCGGGTGACGGAGGGCTGGAGCGAGGACGAGCGCGAGTCCTTCACGGGGCTGCTGACGCGCTTCAACCTGTCGTTGTCGGAGCTGATGGCGGCCGTGGCCGAAGCCGGGCCCGCCTCCTGA
- a CDS encoding L,D-transpeptidase, producing the protein MEWRVRTDSKRRRRALAAISVVLGGVLVLSACNDEGGGDPKGNGEASKSQADVDAAAAKDASKAKITITPKDGATNVGLNDSANVAVSDGTLTKVELKTSEGTAVAGDIAADGKSWKPKGALKRSTKYALSATAKDADGKEAHENASFTTVSPENSFVASFVPEEGQTVGVGMPVSITFNKAIKDKKAVQAGISVSSSSGQEVVGHWFSAQRLDFRPEQYWQAGSTVTLKLALEGVQGAPGVQGVQSKTVTFKIGRSQVSTVDAKTKKMTVTRDGAVIKTIPISAGAPANPTYNGQMVISEKFKETRMNGATVGFTDADGKGEYDIKDVPHAMRLSTSGTFLHGNYWGADSIFGNVNTSHGCVGLNDVKGAGDPNQPAAWFYDNSLIGDVVTVVNSPDKTIKPDNGLNGWNMSWADWKAGSAA; encoded by the coding sequence ATGGAGTGGCGTGTGAGGACGGACAGCAAGCGGCGGAGAAGGGCCCTGGCGGCCATATCCGTCGTGCTCGGCGGCGTACTGGTGCTCTCGGCGTGCAACGACGAGGGCGGCGGCGACCCGAAGGGCAACGGGGAGGCAAGCAAGTCCCAGGCGGACGTGGACGCGGCAGCGGCCAAGGACGCCTCGAAGGCCAAGATCACCATCACGCCGAAGGACGGCGCGACCAACGTCGGCCTCAACGACTCGGCGAACGTCGCGGTCAGCGACGGCACCCTCACCAAGGTCGAGCTGAAGACGAGCGAGGGCACGGCCGTCGCCGGCGACATAGCCGCCGACGGCAAGAGCTGGAAGCCCAAGGGCGCCCTGAAGCGCTCCACGAAGTACGCCCTCTCGGCGACCGCCAAGGACGCCGACGGCAAGGAGGCGCACGAGAACGCCTCCTTCACGACCGTCTCCCCGGAGAACAGCTTCGTGGCGTCGTTCGTGCCGGAGGAGGGCCAGACCGTCGGCGTCGGCATGCCGGTCTCGATCACCTTCAACAAGGCGATCAAGGACAAGAAGGCCGTCCAGGCGGGCATCTCGGTCTCCTCCAGCAGCGGCCAGGAGGTCGTCGGCCACTGGTTCAGCGCCCAGCGCCTGGACTTCCGCCCCGAGCAGTACTGGCAGGCGGGCTCCACCGTCACCCTGAAGCTGGCACTGGAAGGCGTCCAGGGCGCTCCCGGCGTCCAGGGCGTCCAGAGCAAGACCGTCACCTTCAAGATCGGCCGCAGCCAGGTCTCCACGGTCGACGCGAAGACGAAGAAGATGACGGTCACCCGGGACGGCGCGGTCATCAAGACCATCCCGATCTCCGCGGGCGCCCCGGCCAACCCGACCTACAACGGCCAGATGGTGATCTCCGAGAAGTTCAAGGAGACCCGGATGAACGGCGCCACGGTCGGCTTCACCGACGCCGACGGCAAGGGCGAGTACGACATCAAGGACGTCCCCCACGCCATGCGGCTGTCGACCTCCGGCACCTTCCTGCACGGCAACTACTGGGGCGCGGACTCGATCTTCGGCAACGTGAACACCAGCCACGGCTGTGTCGGCCTGAACGACGTCAAGGGCGCGGGCGACCCGAACCAGCCGGCCGCCTGGTTCTACGACAACTCCCTCATCGGCGACGTCGTCACGGTGGTCAACTCCCCGGACAAGACCATCAAGCCGGACAACGGCCTCAACGGCTGGAACATGAGCTGGGCCGACTGGAAGGCCGGCTCGGCCGCCTGA
- a CDS encoding ABC transporter permease — MTLTTPTPDLAAPRPRGGLAQGVSDSLVIAKRNLIRMSRIPEMIIFGVIQPVMFVVLFSYVFGGSISVGGSTSPAAYREFLMAGIFAQTVTFATAGAGAGIADDMHKGLIDRFRSLPMARGAVLTGRTLADLVQTSLTLVVLAVVALLVGWRTHTNPGEVLAGFGLLLLLGYAFSWIGALIGLSVRTPEAATSGGLIWLFPLTFISNAFVPSENMPPFLRTIAEWNPFSATVQACRELFGNLPPGYPVPDAWPMQHPVAASVLWSLLIIVVFRTLAVRKYRSATA; from the coding sequence GTGACCCTCACCACCCCGACACCGGACCTCGCGGCACCGCGCCCGCGCGGCGGCCTGGCCCAGGGCGTCAGCGACTCCCTGGTGATCGCCAAACGGAACCTGATCCGGATGTCACGCATCCCCGAGATGATCATCTTCGGTGTGATCCAGCCGGTCATGTTCGTCGTGCTCTTCAGCTACGTCTTCGGCGGCTCCATCAGCGTCGGCGGCAGCACGTCACCCGCCGCCTACCGCGAGTTCCTGATGGCCGGCATCTTCGCCCAGACCGTCACCTTCGCCACCGCGGGCGCCGGCGCGGGCATCGCCGACGACATGCACAAGGGGCTGATCGACCGCTTCCGCTCCCTGCCCATGGCCCGCGGGGCGGTCCTCACCGGCCGCACCCTCGCCGACCTCGTCCAGACCTCGCTCACCCTCGTCGTCCTGGCCGTCGTGGCCCTGCTCGTCGGCTGGCGCACCCACACCAACCCCGGCGAGGTCCTCGCCGGCTTCGGCCTGCTGCTCCTGCTCGGCTACGCCTTCTCCTGGATCGGCGCCCTCATCGGCCTGTCGGTGCGCACCCCCGAGGCGGCCACCTCCGGCGGGCTGATCTGGCTCTTCCCGCTGACCTTCATCTCCAACGCCTTCGTCCCCTCCGAGAACATGCCGCCGTTCCTGCGGACCATCGCGGAGTGGAACCCCTTCAGCGCCACCGTGCAGGCGTGCCGCGAGCTCTTCGGAAACCTTCCGCCCGGCTATCCGGTCCCGGACGCCTGGCCCATGCAGCACCCGGTCGCGGCGTCCGTCCTGTGGTCGCTGCTGATCATCGTGGTCTTCCGGACGCTCGCGGTCCGCAAGTACCGCTCGGCGACCGCGTAG